One genomic region from Caldibacillus debilis DSM 16016 encodes:
- a CDS encoding nicotinate phosphoribosyltransferase, whose product MEGFKLKYRHPDDGLALHTDYYQINMAQAYWEDNIHEKKAVFEVFFRKLPFGNGYAVFAGLERVVQYLENFRFTESDIEYLRELGEFSEGFLNYLKGLRFTGTVRSMREGEIVFAGEPIMRIEAPLIQAQIIETAILNIINYQTLIATKASRIKQVIGDELAMEFGTRRAQELDAAIWGTRAAYIGGFEATSNVRAGKLFGIPVAGTHSHSMVQAYRDEYEAFRSYALRNKNCVFLVDTYDTLKSGIPNAIRVAKEFGDKINFVGIRLDSGDLAYLSKEARKMLDEAGFHKTKIYASSDLDEYTILHLKSQGAKIDAWGIGTKLITAYDQPALGAVYKMAAIEEDGKFVDTIKISSNPEKVTTPGLKKVYRIISKTTKKAVGDYIAMEWERPEKEKTLKLFHPTHTYICKYVSNFEIYDLHHEIFKDGKLVYSLPPLKEIQNFVKSNLQMFWEEYKRSLNPEHYPVDLSQACWDNRMNNIKKIKQQFS is encoded by the coding sequence ATGGAGGGATTCAAGTTGAAATACCGACATCCGGACGACGGATTGGCGTTGCATACCGATTATTATCAAATCAACATGGCCCAGGCTTATTGGGAAGACAATATCCACGAAAAAAAGGCGGTATTTGAAGTATTCTTCCGCAAACTTCCCTTCGGCAACGGCTACGCCGTTTTTGCCGGATTGGAGCGGGTCGTCCAATATTTGGAAAACTTCAGGTTTACGGAAAGCGATATTGAATATTTGCGGGAACTGGGGGAATTCAGCGAGGGATTTTTAAATTATTTAAAAGGCCTCCGCTTTACCGGGACGGTCCGGTCGATGCGGGAAGGGGAGATCGTTTTTGCGGGCGAACCGATCATGCGGATCGAAGCGCCCCTCATCCAAGCCCAGATCATCGAAACCGCCATATTGAACATCATCAATTATCAAACCTTGATCGCGACGAAGGCGTCCAGGATCAAGCAGGTCATCGGCGATGAACTGGCGATGGAATTCGGAACCCGGAGGGCCCAGGAGCTGGATGCGGCGATTTGGGGGACGCGGGCGGCCTATATCGGCGGCTTTGAAGCCACATCCAACGTCCGCGCGGGGAAACTGTTCGGCATTCCCGTGGCGGGCACCCACTCCCATTCCATGGTACAAGCGTATCGGGACGAATACGAAGCCTTCCGCAGCTACGCTTTGCGCAACAAAAACTGCGTTTTCCTTGTGGATACTTACGATACGCTGAAGTCCGGCATTCCGAACGCGATCCGGGTGGCCAAGGAATTTGGCGATAAAATCAATTTTGTCGGGATCCGGCTGGACAGCGGGGATTTGGCCTACCTGTCGAAGGAAGCCAGGAAAATGCTGGATGAAGCGGGATTCCATAAAACGAAAATTTATGCTTCCAGCGACTTGGATGAATATACGATTCTCCATTTGAAATCGCAAGGGGCGAAGATCGATGCTTGGGGTATCGGGACAAAATTGATCACCGCTTACGACCAGCCCGCCTTGGGCGCGGTATACAAAATGGCGGCCATCGAAGAGGACGGGAAATTCGTGGACACGATCAAGATTTCCAGCAATCCGGAGAAGGTCACCACCCCGGGATTGAAAAAGGTCTACCGCATCATCAGCAAAACGACGAAAAAAGCGGTCGGGGATTACATCGCCATGGAATGGGAGCGGCCGGAAAAGGAAAAAACCTTGAAACTGTTCCATCCGACCCACACGTATATTTGCAAGTACGTGAGCAATTTTGAAATTTACGATTTGCATCATGAGATCTTTAAAGACGGCAAGCTCGTTTATTCCCTTCCGCCCTTGAAGGAAATCCAAAATTTCGTGAAATCCAATTTGCAAATGTTCTGGGAAGAATACAAACGGTCCCTGAATCCGGAACATTATCCCGTCGATTTGAGCCAAGCCTGTTGGGATAACCGGATGAACAATATCAAAAAAATTAAACAGCAATTTTCCTGA
- a CDS encoding Na+/H+ antiporter subunit E translates to MPGQVLINLLIAALWMFLHDSWSFLSFFGGYLVGIFILFFIRRFFKKPFYIIMIARTVKLLAIFIVELISSSFLVMRQVLRPNINVKPGIFRLETDLDSDIEVTLLAMLITLTPGSVVMEITPDSRALYIHAMDIPESRDAVLRSQKVFEKAIKDVTRL, encoded by the coding sequence ATGCCGGGCCAGGTATTGATCAATCTGCTGATTGCCGCCCTGTGGATGTTCTTGCACGATTCTTGGAGCTTTCTTTCCTTTTTCGGCGGCTATTTGGTCGGGATCTTCATCCTGTTTTTCATCCGCCGGTTTTTTAAAAAGCCCTTTTACATCATCATGATCGCAAGGACCGTGAAACTCCTCGCGATTTTCATCGTCGAGCTCATCTCATCCAGTTTTCTTGTCATGCGGCAGGTGCTAAGGCCAAACATCAATGTCAAACCCGGGATTTTTCGCCTCGAGACGGATTTGGACAGCGATATCGAGGTGACCCTTTTGGCCATGCTGATCACGCTGACCCCGGGTTCGGTCGTCATGGAAATCACGCCGGACAGCAGGGCCTTATACATCCATGCCATGGATATCCCGGAATCGCGGGATGCGGTGCTCCGTTCGCAAAAAGTTTTCGAAAAGGCGATAAAGGATGTGACGCGTTTATAA
- a CDS encoding Na(+)/H(+) antiporter subunit F1: MFEVLMIVALSLLSIAILLNIYRAVKGPSGADRVLALDAIGINLIAGSAILSVLLHTHAFLDLILLVGILSFIGTIAFARFVERGVVIERKR, from the coding sequence ATGTTTGAAGTACTGATGATCGTGGCGCTAAGTCTGTTGTCCATCGCGATTTTGCTGAATATTTACCGGGCGGTCAAAGGGCCTTCGGGCGCCGACCGGGTGCTGGCGCTGGACGCCATCGGGATCAATCTCATCGCCGGGTCCGCCATACTATCCGTGCTGCTGCACACCCACGCCTTTTTGGATTTGATCCTGCTTGTCGGCATCCTTTCTTTCATCGGGACGATCGCCTTTGCCCGATTTGTGGAAAGGGGTGTCGTCATTGAGAGGAAGCGCTGA
- the mnhG gene encoding monovalent cation/H(+) antiporter subunit G, translating to MRGSAEVIAALFILFGVSMSLIGAIGLTRLPDVYTRSHAASKSATLGVLCTLTGTLLYFLISEGYFSIRLILGIFFVFLTSPVASHMIIRAAYRSRVPMAETSVQDDLQEYMRKKAGQAER from the coding sequence TTGAGAGGAAGCGCTGAAGTGATCGCCGCCCTCTTCATCTTGTTCGGGGTTTCGATGAGCCTCATCGGCGCCATCGGGCTCACCCGCCTGCCGGACGTGTACACCCGGTCCCATGCGGCGTCCAAGAGTGCGACATTGGGCGTACTCTGCACGTTGACCGGCACGCTCCTGTATTTCCTCATTTCGGAAGGCTATTTCTCCATCCGGCTCATTTTGGGCATCTTTTTTGTATTTTTGACATCCCCCGTGGCATCGCACATGATCATCCGGGCGGCTTACCGCAGCCGTGTGCCGATGGCGGAAACGAGCGTCCAGGACGATCTGCAGGAATATATGCGCAAAAAGGCAGGGCAGGCGGAACGGTGA